CCACCCTGAGACCTCAAGCGGCTTGAGATGCAAGTCCTGATCTCATCATGGTCGCAGACTCCCTGATCCGCGGGCCTAGACTCGTGCCCGTGACCGGTCTCAGTACACGCGCCGTCGGAGTGCGCGACGTCGCCGCCCATGCCGGCGTCTCGCGCCAGACCGTCTCGCGCGTGCTGAACGAGCATCCCGACGTCGCCCCCGAGACCCGCGAGCGGGTGCTCGAGGCGGTGGCCGAGCTCGGCTACCGAATGAACAATGTGGCTCGGGCCTTCGGCACCCGCCGCTCGCGCACCATCGGCGTGCTGGCCCAGGCCGCACTGCACTACGGGCCCTCGCGCAGCATCGAGGCGATCGAGTCCGCCGCGCGCGCCGCCGGGTACTGGGTCTCGGCCGTGTTCGCCGACTCCACCGGCGAGGACACCGTGCGCGAGGCCATCGAGCATCTGCTCGGCCAGGGCGTGGACGGGCTGGTCGTCGTCGCCCCGCACGCGCGCACGCTGCGGACTCTGGATGCGATGGACATCGGCATCCCGACGGTCACCCTGCATTCCGCGGGGCGAGACGGGCGCGGTCTCGCCGTCGACCAGGTCGCGGGTGCGCGGCTCGCCACGGCCTGTCTGGCCGATGCGGGGCACAGCCGCATCGCGCATCTCGCGGGACCAGCGGACTGGCTCGAGGCCGAGGCGCGGCAGGCCGGCTTCGCGCAGGAGCTCGCCGCGCGCGGACTCGCAGAGGGCCCTGTGGTGCCGGGGGACTGGACGGCGCGTTCCGGCCACGACGCGGCCGCGGTCATCGCGGCATCCGACGTCACTGCAGTGTTCTCCGCGAACGACCAGATGGCACTCGGGCTGCTGGGAGGGCTGCGCGAGCTCGGCATCCGGGTGCCCGAGGACGTCAGCGTCGTCGGCTTCGACGACGTACCGGATGCCGCGTACTACGTGCCCGCGCTGACCACGGTGCGCCAGGACTTCGCCGAGCTCGCCCGGCTGGCCGTTGCGGCGATCGTGGGCACAGCGCAGGGCGCGAGGCTCGAGCCGCTGTCGCCACTGCTCGTGCGGCGGGACTCGGTGCTGACCCGGAATGCAACGTAGAACGCTGCGCGTGAACCGGTTCATCGTTCACTAGAGTTGGGTGATCGAGACCGTGCGAGATGAAGGCAGAGCAGACGATGAACGACGTGCCTGACCAGCCCGATATCGTCGGAGAGGGCGGCGCCGGCGCTGCACGTGGGGTCGGCGTGCGTGATGTGGCGCGCAAGGCGGGGGTATCGCTCGGGACGGTCTCGAATGTGCTCAACAACCCGGAGAAGGTCGGAGAGCGGACGAGGACGCGTGTCGAACGCGCCATCCGAGAGCTCGGCTTCGTCGGCTCTCGCGCGGCTGGTCAACTGCGCAGTCGCAGAAGCGGTCTTGTCGGAGTCGTCGTTCCCGACGTGGGCAATCCGTATTGGGCGGCGGTTCTGCGAGGTGTGGAGTCTGTTCTCGAGGATCGCGACCTCGCCCTGATCGTCGGCTCCACGCACCAGAGCCCTCAGCGCCAGGAGCGATTGCTTCGCGGGCTCGCGAGCCAGGGTGTCGACGGGCTGCTGGTCGCGCCGATCGATGACGATCGTCAGTGGGAGGACTTCGCGGATCGATTTCTCGGAGTCGTCGCGCTCGAAAGCGACGTGGGGGTCGGCGCCGGTATCAGCCTCGACAACGTCGACGGAGCCCACCAGGCGATTGCCCATCTGCTGGAGCTGGGGCACCGATCGATCTGCTTCATCAACGGCCCTGGCAGAGTCCCGTGGTGCGCTGAGCGTCGCGTCGGTGTCTTGGCCGGGATAGGCGAAGCCGGGCTGAATCCCGAC
Above is a genomic segment from Microbacterium sp. W4I4 containing:
- a CDS encoding LacI family DNA-binding transcriptional regulator, with translation MTGLSTRAVGVRDVAAHAGVSRQTVSRVLNEHPDVAPETRERVLEAVAELGYRMNNVARAFGTRRSRTIGVLAQAALHYGPSRSIEAIESAARAAGYWVSAVFADSTGEDTVREAIEHLLGQGVDGLVVVAPHARTLRTLDAMDIGIPTVTLHSAGRDGRGLAVDQVAGARLATACLADAGHSRIAHLAGPADWLEAEARQAGFAQELAARGLAEGPVVPGDWTARSGHDAAAVIAASDVTAVFSANDQMALGLLGGLRELGIRVPEDVSVVGFDDVPDAAYYVPALTTVRQDFAELARLAVAAIVGTAQGARLEPLSPLLVRRDSVLTRNAT
- a CDS encoding LacI family DNA-binding transcriptional regulator gives rise to the protein MNDVPDQPDIVGEGGAGAARGVGVRDVARKAGVSLGTVSNVLNNPEKVGERTRTRVERAIRELGFVGSRAAGQLRSRRSGLVGVVVPDVGNPYWAAVLRGVESVLEDRDLALIVGSTHQSPQRQERLLRGLASQGVDGLLVAPIDDDRQWEDFADRFLGVVALESDVGVGAGISLDNVDGAHQAIAHLLELGHRSICFINGPGRVPWCAERRVGVLAGIGEAGLNPDDVLIDVEVSDLTSAEGLRAADDLWQSSRPTAVLCANDLLALGVLLSAQRRGLDVPGDVSLVGYDDVEFVEALRPALTTVHQPSFEVGIVAAEMLLRGSGSRHTRSEHALLSPQLIVRQSSGPPPRG